One window of Glycine soja cultivar W05 unplaced genomic scaffold, ASM419377v2 tig00014833_1_pilon, whole genome shotgun sequence genomic DNA carries:
- the LOC114404258 gene encoding BTB/POZ and MATH domain-containing protein 4-like — MSHAMCNPAMVSRSVLGSQTSSKSVTETMSGSHEFVIKGYSLTKGMGIGKYIVSETFIVGGFQWAIYFFPDGRDPKDNAAYVSVFVALHSKSTNVRALFDLTLLDLCKKGEHKVHSHFSHSLTIGPYTLINHGSMWGYTRFFKRRHLETSNFLKDDCLKINCTIAVLVSSIDSSQLNTIQVPESDIGEHFGMLLEDEESFDVTFSVGGERFYAHKLVLAARSTMFETQFFNALK, encoded by the exons ATGTCGCATGCGATGTGCAACCCAGCAATGGTGAGTAGGAGTGTTCTAGGGTCCCAAACGAGTTCAAAATCGGTGACAGAGACAATGAGTGGTTCCCACGAGTTTGTGATCAAGGGTTACTCACTAACGAAAGGAATGGGCATTGGGAAATACATCGTGAGTGAGACTTTCATAGTGGGAGGGTTCCAATGGGCCATATACTTTTTCCCTGATGGTAGGGACCCCAAAGATAATGCCGCTTATGTCTCTGTCTTTGTTGCACTCCATTCCAAGAGCACCAACGTTCGTGCGTTGTTCGATCTCACGTTGCTTGACCTATGCAAGAAAGGAGAGCACAAGGTTCATAGCCACTTCAGTCACTCCCTCACGATTGGGCCTTACACTCTCATAAACCATGGCAGCATGTG GGGCTATACGCGGTTTTTCAAACGGAGACACCTTGAGACGTCAAATTTTCTCAAGGATGACTGCTTGAAGATAAATTGCACTATTGCGGTTTTAGTGTCGTCCATAGATTCTTCTCAGTTAAACACAATACAGGTTCCTGAATCTGATATTGGTGAACATTTTGGGATGTTGTTAGAGGATGAGGAATCATTTGATGTTACTTTCTCGGTTGGTGGAGAAAGGTTTTATGCTCATAAGCTTGTTTTGGCAGCTCGATCAACCATGTTTGaaactcaattttttaatgCGTTGAAGTAG